GGGTCATTCTGGAGACGCCACACCAGCTGCCCATATCCAACATCCACGGCAACGACCTCCTGCACCCCCCGCGACAGAAGCACGTCAGTGAAACCTCCAGTCGACGCCCCCGCGTCGAGGGCACGCCGCTTCTCGACGTCTAATCCGCGCGCCTCAAACGCCTCTAATGCCCCCAGCAGCTTGTGCGCACCGCGGGACGCCCAGTCCTCTTCGGCTGCCGCAGCGACGCGGATCGATGCCGCGGGGTCCACGACGGTGGCCGGCTTACTCGCAACAAACCCGTTGACTTCAACACAGCCGCTTTTGATCAGCCGCTGAGCGTGTTCCCTCGACCTGGCCAACTTCCGGCGCACCAGCTCGGCATCGAGCCTGCGGCGTTGAGGGGGCATGATGTCTCCTTTCGCGAAACGGGCAGTCTACGCCTCGCGCAACGCCTCGTGAAGAATGGAATGTGCGCGGTTGAGCTGGTCGATCTCCTCCGCTAGGTTTGCGCAGTCCTCCGCGAGAATGCTGCTAATGCGTTGCTCAATCTCACCGGGCGAGATGCGAGGTGCGCGCGGGTCGCGCGGCCGTGGGGACGACATGTGCTACCACCACTGCTTACAGGCGGCGCGCGCTGCTGACGAAACGGGACGAATGCGCCCCGACAGGCAGTCTTGCGACCACGCAACGTCAAGCGCAGTCAACAACGCATCTAAAGAACCCCCACGCTCCGCGTCGCCACCGTCAAGAACTATCTCCCCATCCTCCACGCGCGCCGAGAACCCGCCGGCGGGCCCGGGCCGAAGTGTCCCAGCAGGGGCAGCAAGAGCGGACAAATCTTCGGCGACGAACGTGGGCCGGCACTCCCGCGGCGCCGATAAAAGGGCGAACGGGCCGGAAACACCGGTCAACACATGAAGCGAGTCCATCCCTGCGGCCACCGCCCCGGCGATGTCGGTGTCCAACCTGTCTCCCACACCAAGCGGCCGAGAGGAGTGGACCTGCTGCGCCGCCTGAAAAAACATCGCTGGCTCGGGCTTACCCGCCGAGCGGGGGACGACCCCCGTCGCTGACGTAACAGCAGCGACCATCGAGCCGTTACCGACCATGAGCCCCCGCTGGGTAGGTAGCGTGGTATCCACATTTGACGCTACGTACGCAGCGCCCCGCGCAATGGCAAGAGCCGCCTCGGACAAATCCGCCCAGCCAGTGTCAGGACTGTGGCCGTGAAGCACCAACGCAGGTCTGTCATCTGCCGAGGCGACCACGCGATACCCAGCAGCCTTCGCCAGCTCACGAAACGACGGAGCACCTACAACAAGAACAGGCTCGCCCGGGTTGATAAACTCACCCGCCAGAGCGATCGCAGCCTGGGCAGAGGTGAGTACGTCGTGAGGAAATGCCTTTAGGCCCACCTCGCGCAACATCGTGGCGACGACAGCGGGGCTGCGCGACGCGTTGTTGGTGATGTACACCTTCGCCGACGGAGCCGCATTAATGGCGTCAACCGCCCGGGCTATTGCGCGGCCTCCCTCCCAAACCGTGCCGTCGAGATCGAGAAGCAGGGCGTCGTAGGCGTCTTGGAGCGGCACTGCGGGCTACCCCAGTTCTTCTAGACGGTCGGCTGCGTCGGTCAACCCGTCGAGGTCAATCTTGGCCACGTGCTCGAACCACTGCATAGCCTCATCTGAGCGACCCAACCGCAGCAACGCGTCAGCGTAGGCATAGGACAGCCGCGCCAGCGAAGGTTCAGTCGACTCCAACGAAGGCTGCAAGCGGTCCAGAGTTGCAAGAGCCGCTTCATCCTGGCCCAGATCGTGGCGAGCCCCGGCGAGAACGATCGCCAACTCCCTTTTGGCATCGGGATCCAGTTCGCGAGCCTCGGGAGACCGACCGATCTCCAGCGCTCGTTCCGGACGCCCTAGTCCGCGTTCGGCGTCGGCCATCACAGCAAGAAGACCCGGGCCACCCGAGATCCGACGCGCGGCGCGAAGCTCGGACAGGGCTTCCTTCCACTCCCCCGCGTGGTAGGCCACAATCCCGTTCGTCTCACGCACAACGCCGACTCGCCCCGCTCTGTTCTTCGCAGCGCGCGCGTGACGCAGTGCAAGTTGCGGGTCGTCTTCAAGGAGGGTGCCGGCCATGATCATGTGTTGCGCCACTCGTTGGGCATTGTCTTTGGACAAAACCTTCAGGTCTTGGAGCACGGACCGATCAAGGTCGTTGACGTCCACGTCATCCGGGATATCTGGTTCAGACAGACGCTGGGACATGCGGTCTTCGCGGTAGCCCTGCCGGCGCGGATTAGTGCTGGTGCCTCCCCGGTGCTGGGAACGCCCGTCGTTGGGCCGGCCGCGGCGACCTTCGCGGCCACCATCTCCGCGTCGGCGGTCGTCGCTCTGTCGTCCGCGGGACTGCGAATCGTACGCCATGTGAACCTTTCCACGTAGTTGCGCTCAGTATAGGCGCGGATGGCGGGCGTTTAGGGCCGGGGCCCGGAAAAGCACGAAACCCCCCTGTGGGCGTGTGCTTTGGGGGGGTTTGTGTTGTTGAGTTGTTGGTCGGCGGTAACTTACTCTCCCACCCCCTCCCGGGGGCAGTACCATCAGCGCGGGCGGGCTTAGCTTCCGGGTTCGGAATGGGTCCGGGCGTGTCCCCGCCGCTATTGACCACCGACACATTTTTTTGTTGTTGGGCGCCCCGTGGCCGGGGGGTGTGGTGTGTCAGATACTGCATAGTGGACGCGGGTACGACACCTTTGTGGTGTGTGTTTCGTGTGCGGGTGGTTTTGGTGTATTAGTACCAGTCGTCTTGGTGCACATTACTGTGTGTCCAACTCTGGCCTATCAACCCCATCGTCTGTGGGGAACCTCGAATGAAACCTCATCTTAAAACAGGCTTCCCGCTTAGATGCTTTCAGCGGTTATCCCTTCCGTACGTAGCCAACCAGCGGTGCTCCTGGCGGAACAACTGGCACACTAGAGGTACGTCCGTCCCGGTCCTCTCGTACTAGGGACAGCTTTTTTCAAGTTTCAACGCGCGCGGCGGATAGAGACCGAACTGTCTCACGACGTTCTGAACCCAGCTCGCGTGCCGCTTTAATGGGCGAACAGCCCAACCCTTGGGACCTACTCCAGCCCCAGGATGCGACGAGCCGACATCGAGGTGCCAAACCATCCCGTCGATATGGACTCTTGGGGAAGATCAGCCTGTTATCCCCGGGGTACCTTTTATCCGTTGAGCGACACCACTTCCACTCGTAGGTGCCGGATCACTAGTCCCGACTTTCGTCCCTGCTCGACATGTCCGTCTCACAGTCAAGCTCCCTTGTGCACTTACACTCTTAACACCTGATTGCCAACCAGGCTGAGGGAACCTTTGGGCGCCTCCGTTACTCTTTGGGAGGCAACCGCCCCAGTTAAACTACCCACCAGGCACTGTCCCCAACCCAGATCATGGGCCAAGGTTAAGGTATCCACTACGGTCAGAGTGGTATTTCACCAACGACTCGGCCACCACTAGCGTGATGGTGTCATAGTCTCCCACCTATCCTACACAAACCGCACCGAACACCAATACCAAGCTGTAGTGAAGGTCCCGGGGTCTTTTCGTCCTGCCGCGCGAAACGAGCATCTTTACTCGTAGTGCAATTTCACCGGGCCTGTGGTTGAGACAGCAGGGGAGTCGTTACGCCATTCGTGCAGGTCGGAACTTACCCGACAAGGAATTTCGCTACCTTAGGATGGTTATAGTTACCACCGCCGTTTACTGGGGCTTAAATTCTCCGCTTCGACCCCCACCAGGGGGGGTCTAACAGGTCCTCGTAACCTTCCAGCACCGGGCAGGCGTCAGTCCGTATACATCAACATCACGTCTTCGCACGGACCTGTGTTTTTGGTAAACAGTCGCTCCCCTCTCTTCTCTGCGACCCCACCACGCTCACACACGAACAGTGTGATCACCTCGTAGGGTCCCCCTTCTCCCGAAGTTACGGGGGTAATTTGCCGAGTTCCTTAACCACAGTTCACCCGACCGCCTTAGTATTCTCTACCTGACTACCTGTGTCGGTTTCGGGTACGGGCCGTACGCACACATCGCTAGAGGCTTTTCTCGACAGCATAGGATCACCACCATCACCCCTCTAGGGGGCTACGCATCACGCCTCACACAAAAGCGGGCTGCATTTCACACCCCACCGTGCCACACGCTTACACCGCGCAATCCATTCCGCGGCGTGGCTACCTTCCTGCGTCACCCCATCACTGACCTACTAAGGTTCAGGCCCTCCACCACACACCCACCACACCACCACCCCCCGAAGGGGAAGGCAGCACAATAATGAGCATGCGGGAAGTTAGTATCACCCGTTACGTCTTGGGCGCGTGCATACGGGTACGGGAATATCAACCCGTTGACCATCGACTACGCCTGTCGGCCTCGCCTTAGGACCCGACTCACCCTGGGAAGACGAACTTGACCCAGGAACCCTTAGTCATCCGGCGGGTAAGATTCTCACTTACCACTCGTTACTCATGCCTGCATTCTCACTCGCGTGCAGTCCACAACCCCTCACGGTCCTGCTTCACCCCACACGCGACGCTCCCCTACCCAACAACACCCCACAGGGATATCATTGCCGCGGTTTCGGCGGTGTACTTGAGCCCCACTACATTGTCGGCGCGGAACCACTCGACCAGTGAGCTATTACGCACTCTTTCAAGGGTGGCTGCTTCTAAGCCAACCTCCTGGCTGTCATCGCGATCCCACATCCTTTTCCACTTAGTACACCCTTAGGGGCCTTAACCGGCGATCTGGGCTGTTTCCCTCTCGACTATGAAGCTTATCCCCCACAGTCTCACTGCCATGCACCACTTAACCGGCATTCGGAGTTTGGCTGACATTGCTAAGATGATAGTCCCGCTCAACCAACCAGTAGCTCTACCTCCGGCAAGCTCACATAACGCTGCACCTAAATGCATTTCGGGGAGAACCAGCTATCACGGAGTTTGATTGGCCTTTCACCCCTACCCACAGCTCATCCCCTCAGTTTTCAACCTAAGTGGGTTCGCGCCTCCACAACCTCTTACAATTGCTTCACACTGGCCATGGGTAGATCACCCCGCTTCGGGTCCAGGACATGCCACTACACACCCTCTTCGGATTCGCTTTCGCTACGACTCCCCCACAACCGGGTTAACCTCGCGACATGCCGCTGACTCGCAGGCTCATTCTTCAAAAGGCACGCCATCACACACCAGCGGTGCTCTGACGGATTGTAAGCGCACGGTTTCAGGAACTCTTTCACTCCCCTCCCGGGGTACTTTTCACCATTCCCTCACGGTACTATCCACTATCGGTCACACTGAGTATTTAGGCTTACCGGGTGGTCCCGGCAGATTCACAGCAGATTCCACGAGCCCACTGCTACTCGGGACAACACGCACACCACAGCACACACGCAACCACGTACGGGACTCATCACCCACTACGGCGCACCATCCCAGATGCTTCCGCTCACGCGCACACCACAATGGCCCAGGTGGCAGCCCGAACACACGCATCATCCCACAACCCCACACACGCAACCCCTGCCAGGTCTCACACGCACATGGTTTAGCCTCATCCGCGTTCGCTCGCCACTACTAACGGAATCACACTTGTTTTCTCTTCCTACGGGTACTGAGATGTTTCACTTCCCCGCGTACACCCCCACACAGGCTATGAATTCACCTGCAGGTCACACCACACAACTGGTGCCAGGTTTCCCCATTCGGACATCCTCGGATCAACGCTCGGTTGGCAACTCCCCAAGGCATAACGCAGCCTCCCACGTCCTTCATCGGCTCAGCATGCCAAGGCATCCACCGTACGCCCTTCACAACACACCCAACACACACAATCAGGCACACAACACACAAAAAAGAAAGATACTCGCGTCCACTATACAGTTCTCACACACCACACACACCCCCCACAACCACACACACCGTGCACAATCATGACAGGCGCGCCCACGAACACCACGCACACACACAACCACAACAGTCATGCGCACACACGCGAAGTGCCCCAGACACCCAACAGCATGCCAACCACCCGTTTGCAGGACACACGGTCATGACCACATACGCCCACCATCACACGAACAACACACCAGCATCATCCACACAACAGGGGGTGCGCGACCACCCGGCCAGATTTAAAAAAAGATGGCAGTGCCACACACGGACACATCAACCACCACCCCCACCACACGACCACGCGCGCAGGGGGGCACACAAAAAACTCCTTAGAAAGGAGGTGATCCAGCCGCACCTTCCGGTACGGCTACCTTGTTACGACTTCGTCCCAATCGCCGATCCCACCTTCGACAGCTCCCCACCCACACAGGGTTTAGGCCACCGGCTTCGGGTGTTACCAACTTTCATGACGTGACGGGCGGTGTGTACAAGGCCCGGGAACGTATTCACCGCAGCATTGCTGATCTGCGATTACTAGCGACTCCGACTTCATGGGGTCGAGTTGCAGACCCCAATCCGAACTACGACCGGCTTTCAGCGATTAGCTCACTCTCACAAGCTCGCACACGCGCTGTACCGACCATTGTAGCATGTGTGAAGCCCTGGACATAAGGGGCATGATGATTTGACGTCATCCCCACCTTCCTCCGAGTTAACCCCGGCAGTCTCTCATGAGTCCCCAACCGAATTGCTGGCAACATAAGACAAGGGTTGCGCTCGTTGCGGGACTTAACCCAACATCTCACGACACGAGCTGACGACAACCATGCACCACCTGCAAACAGACCACAAGGGAAACCACATCTCTGCGGCGATCCTGTTCATGTCAAGCCCAGGTAAGGTTCTTCGCGTTGCATCGAATTAATCCACATGCTCCGCCGCTTGTGCGGGCCCCCGTCAATTCCTTTGAGTTTTAGCCTTGCGGCCGTACTCCCCAGGCGGGGCGCTTAATGCGTTAGCTACGGCACAAACCCCGTGGAAGGGACTCACACCTAGCGCCCACCGTTTACGGCATGGACTACCAGGGTATCTAATCCTGTTCGCTACCCATGCTTTCGCTCCTCAGCGTCAGTAACTGCCCAGTAACCTGCCTTCGCCATCGGTGTTCCTCCTGATATCTGCGCATTTCACCGCTACACCAGGAATTCCAGTTACCCCTACAGCACTCAAGTTATGCCCGTATCGCCTGCAACCCCACAGTTAAGCCATGGACTTACACAAACGACGCGACAAACCACCTACGAGCTCTTTACGCCCAGTAATTCCGGACAACGCTCGCACCCTACGTATTACCGCGGCTGCTGGCACGTAGTTAGCCGGTGCTTCTTATCCAGGTACCGTCACAAAAGCTTCGTCCCTGGCGAAAGGAGTTTACAACCCGAAGGCCGTCATCCCCCACGCGGCGTCGCTGCATCAGGCTTGCGCCCATTGTGCAATATTCCCCACTGCTGCCTCCCGTAGGAGTCTGGGCCGTATCTCAGTCCCAATGTGGCCGTACACCCTCTCAGGCCGGCTACCCGTCGACGCCTTGGTAGGCCATTACCCCACCAACAAGCTGATAGGCCGCAAGCTCATCCCATACCGCAAAAGCTTTCCAACCACACACCAACATGCGATTCCTATCCGGTATTAGACCCAGTTTCCCAAGCTTATCCCGAAGTACAGGGCAGATCACCCACGTGTTACTCACCCGTTCGCCACTCGAGCACCCCAGCAAGCCAGGGCCTTTCCGTTCGACTTGCATGTGTTAAGCACGCCGCCAGCGTTCATCCTGAGCCAGGATCAAACTCTCCACAAAAACGTTTCAGCAGAAACAGGCCGTGAAAAGCC
The nucleotide sequence above comes from Corynebacterium capitovis DSM 44611. Encoded proteins:
- a CDS encoding HAD-IIA family hydrolase translates to MPLQDAYDALLLDLDGTVWEGGRAIARAVDAINAAPSAKVYITNNASRSPAVVATMLREVGLKAFPHDVLTSAQAAIALAGEFINPGEPVLVVGAPSFRELAKAAGYRVVASADDRPALVLHGHSPDTGWADLSEAALAIARGAAYVASNVDTTLPTQRGLMVGNGSMVAAVTSATGVVPRSAGKPEPAMFFQAAQQVHSSRPLGVGDRLDTDIAGAVAAGMDSLHVLTGVSGPFALLSAPRECRPTFVAEDLSALAAPAGTLRPGPAGGFSARVEDGEIVLDGGDAERGGSLDALLTALDVAWSQDCLSGRIRPVSSAARAACKQWW